In Fusarium poae strain DAOMC 252244 chromosome Unknown contig_1, whole genome shotgun sequence, the following are encoded in one genomic region:
- a CDS encoding uncharacterized protein (CAZy:GH78~CAZy:CBM67) gives MALTISRVSFEHYRTALGIAETEPRISWRFDGDVANWEQSSYDVEVTRGVNDEPKSFSFNSSDSLYLPWPDVPLDEAELAHLRVRAHGLAASNQPSTPWSDWVSVETGLLKESWKNVKPIASTIKVNVSEPKRPVYFRKDFAVPDSFESARLYITALGIYEAEINGKRVGDHVLAPGWQSYHHRHVYDTYDVTDLITPGANAIGALVGEGWYAGRLGFDGGNRNIYGNSTGLLAQLHIKSKNGTVSKVYTDATWKSGFGPVVNGEIYDGEHYDGNLEYEIKGWSEPGFNDASWYETHVLSAVDRVLVPPDQPPTQRIQEVKPQEFFKSPSGKQLVDFGQNLVGWLRLKVDGPANTTITLRHAEVLEDGELALRPLRKAKATDIVKLGGQGLLEWEPKFTFHGFSYAQIDGWPEETPLDENSVTAIVVHTDMEETGYFNCSHELLNKFHSNVRWSMKGNFLSIPTDCPQRDERLGWTGDAHAFCPISNYLFDTASFWKSWHRDVWSEMSINDSMVAPFYVPTVPSAFGTVPIPASVWGDVVVSNPWNIYQAFGDKGLLQEHLPQAQGWIDKGIPRNEVGLWDRRTFQFGDWLDPLAPSDDPGGATTSQYLVSDAYLVKMTEILTQIVTALGKSDLADKYEAQQLDLKDEFQKAWAPDGKLANRTQTAYALSVGFNLFNDAGQRHKAAETLREIVRENDYLVGTGFAGTSPLGFALKDANATDDFYRMLLQEKVPSWLYQVVMGGTTTWERWDSLLPNGTVNPGEMTSFNHYSFGSVANWMHQVIGGIAPLEPGYKAISIAPIPGGNITHASAKLITGYGTVSTDWRLTDAGFHLKVRIPPNTRAEITLPGTDKTETVGSGLHEFHQLT, from the coding sequence ATGGCCTTGACAATTTCCCGAGTCTCATTTGAGCATTACCGTACGGCCCTCGGGATTGCCGAGACTGAGCCGCGGATCTCTTGGAGATTCGACGGTGACGTTGCGAACTGGGAACAGAGCTCATACGACGTTGAGGTTACTCGGGGTGTTAACGATGAACCCAAATCCTTTTCTTTCAATTCTTCCGACTCACTTTACCTTCCTTGGCCAGATGTGCCCCTTGATGAAGCCGAACTTGCACACCTTAGGGTTCGCGCGCACGGTCTTGCTGCAAGTAACCAACCCTCAACTCCCTGGTCCGACTGGGTGTCTGTCGAAACGGGCCTCCTCAAGGAAAGCTGGAAGAATGTCAAACCCATTGCTTCAACCATCAAGGTCAACGTGAGCGAACCTAAGAGGCCCGTATACTTCAGAAAGGACTTCGCAGTACCTGATAGTTTCGAATCGGCGAGGCTTTATATCACCGCTTTGGGTATTTACGAAGCTGAAATTAACGGGAAGCGAGTCGGAGATCACGTTTTAGCTCCAGGATGGCAGTCGTACCATCACCGTCACGTCTATGACACATATGACGTTACCGACCTTATTACTCCAGGCGCGAATGCGATTGGAGCACTAGTTGGTGAAGGATGGTATGCCGGCCGCTTAGGGTTTGACGGAGGGAACAGAAACATCTATGGGAACTCGACAGGTCTCTTAGCACAACTTCACATCAAGTCGAAGAATGGTACTGTGTCCAAGGTCTATACCGACGCGACCTGGAAGTCAGGATTCGGACCAGTTGTCAACGGAGAGATTTATGATGGAGAACATTATGACGGTAACCTCGAATATGAGATCAAAGGATGGTCAGAGCCCGGATTCAACGATGCATCCTGGTATGAGACTCATGTACTTTCTGCAGTCGACAGAGTACTCGTCCCTCCAGATCAACCCCCTACCCAACGAATTCAAGAAGTCAAACCACAAGAGTTCTTCAAGTCACCATCTGGGAAGCAGCTTGTCGACTTTGGTCAAAATCTGGTCGGCTGGCTACGATTGAAGGTTGACGGGCCTGCAAACACGACTATCACATTGAGGCATGCAGAAGTTTTGGAAGACGGGGAACTGGCTCTCCGACCGCTTCGAAAAGCAAAAGCCACAGACATAGTCAAGCTGGGCGGACAGGGCCTACTTGAGTGGGAGCCAAAGTTTACTTTTCACGGTTTCAGCTATGCTCAGATTGATGGGTGGCCTGAGGAGACACCGTTGGATGAGAACAGTGTTACGGCGATTGTTGTCCATACTGATATGGAGGAAACGGGCTACTTCAACTGTTCACATGAACTGTTAAACAAATTCCACTCCAACGTTCGCTGGTCGATGAAAGGAAACTTTCTTTCCATTCCTACGGACTGCCCCCAGCGTGATGAGCGTCTGGGATGGACTGGAGACGCCCATGCTTTTTGCCCGATATCCAACTATCTCTTTGACACAGCGTCATTCTGGAAGAGTTGGCACAGGGATGTGTGGTCTGAAATGTCTATTAATGATAGCATGGTTGCCCCATTCTACGTCCCTACCGTTCCCTCAGCATTTGGCACGGTACCAATTCCTGCTTCAGTGTGGGGAGACGTCGTAGTGTCCAACCCATGGAACATTTATCAAGCCTTTGGTGACAAAGGGCTGTTGCAGGAACATCTTCCTCAGGCCCAAGGCTGGATAGATAAAGGAATTCCCAGGAATGAGGTTGGCCTATGGGATCGCAGGACTTTCCAGTTTGGGGATTGGCTAGACCCCCTCGCCCCATCTGATGATCCCGGAGGTGCAACGACTAGCCAGTATCTGGTGTCAGATGCGTACTTGGTTAAGATGACTGAGATCCTCACACAAATTGTTACTGCCCTTGGGAAGTCGGATCTGGCTGACAAATACGAGGCGCAACAGCTGGACCTGAAGGATGAGTTTCAGAAAGCGTGGGCACCAGATGGGAAGTTGGCAAATCGGACTCAAACCGCTTACGCGTTGTCTGTGGGCTTTAATCTCTTCAATGATGCGGGACAGAGACACAAGGCAGCGGAAACATTGCGCGAGATCGTCCGAGAGAACGACTATCTTGTCGGCACTGGATTCGCAGGTACGTCGCCTCTTGGCTTCGCTTTGAAGGATGCCAATGCCACGGACGACTTCTACCGAATGCTCCTTCAAGAAAAGGTCCCGTCATGGCTATACCAAGTCGTCATGGGTGGCACAACGACCTGGGAAAGATGGGATAGTCTTTTGCCTAATGGCACAGTTAATCCAGGGGAGATGACCAGTTTCAATCATTACTCTTTTGGGTCTGTTGCCAATTGGATGCATCAAGTCATTGGCGGGATCGCGCCTCTCGAGCCGGGATATAAGGCAATCTCAATTGCGCCTATTCCAGGAGGGAATATTACACATGCCAGCGCCAAGCTTATTACTGGATATGGTACAGTTTCGACGGATTGGAGGTTGACGGATGCGGGCTTTCATTTGAAAGTGAGAATTCCACCTAACACCAGGGCTGAGATCACCCTACCCGGAACAGATAAGACGGAAACTGTTGGATCTGGATTACATGAGTTTCACCAATTGACCTGA
- a CDS encoding uncharacterized protein (TransMembrane:5 (o55-74i81-102o122-138i230-249o261-280i)) → MATRQRIATTVVAKKDLPKVTHEATSQPQFPDIKTIKDAIPAHCFQPSLTTSYYYIIRDFAIIGTLAWAALTYIPGIKDQYLRIAAWMAYGFLQGLFCTGIWILGHECGHGALFTYSKLNNITGWFLHSFLMVPYFSWKPRYGLCPRSKPKASLSFYIAGIDVAELIEDTPIAQAVKLVFHQLFGWQVYTFFNASAGKGSKQWEPKSTFAKWLRVSHFDPMSAVFRPAEAPFIIISDIGLGLTLTALYFASQKVGVSTVFYLYLVPYLWVHHWLVAITYLQHHHTELPHYTAEGWTYVKGALATVDREFGFIGKHIFHGAIEKHVIHHLFPKIPFYKADEATEAIKPVIGDHYCHDDRNFLGQLWSIFGSLDYVEHDPAIPGALRWAKKKISE, encoded by the exons ATGGCTACCAGACAGCGAATTGCCACCACAGTTGTGGCCAAGAAGGACCTGCCCAAg GTCACTCACGAGGccacttctcaacctcaattccccgacatcaagaccatcaaggatgCCATCCCCGCGCACTGCTTCCAACCCTCACTTACCACCTCCTACTACTATATCATCCGCGACTTCGCTATTATCGGCACCCTTGCCTGGGCTGCCCTTACCTATATCCCCGGCATTAAGGACCAATACCTCCGTATCGCCGCCTGGATGGCCTATGGCTTCCTCCAGGGTCTTTTCTGCACCGGAATCTGGATTCTCGGTCATGAGTGCGGCCACGGTGCTTTATTTACCTATAGCAAGCTCAATAACATAACCGGCTGGTTCCTCCACTCATTCCTTATGGTCCCCTATTTTAGCTGGAA ACCTCGATATGGCCTTTGTCCCCGCTCTAAGCCTAAGGCTTCTCTATCCTTCTATATCGCTGGCATAGATGTTGCTGAGCTGATCGAGGATACCCCTATTGCCCAGGCCGTCAAGCTCGTCTTCCACCAGCTCTTCGGATGGCAGGTATATACCTTCTTTAATGCCAGCGCTGGTAAGGGCAGTAAGCAATGGGAGCCTAAAAGTACTTTCGCCAAATGGCTCCGCGTTAGCCACTTCGATCCCATGAGCGCTGTCTTCCGTCCCGCCGAGGCTCcctttatcatcatcagcgaTATTGGTCTCGGCCTCACTCTAACTGCTCTATACTTTGCTTCCCAGAAGGTTGGCGTTTCTACTGTTTTCTACCTCTACCTCGTTCCCTACCTCTGGGTCCACCACTGGCTCG TCGCTATCACTTACCTCCAGCACCATCACACTGAGCTCCCCCATTATACCGCTGAAGGCTGGACCTACGTTAAGGGTGCTCTCGCTACTGTTGACCGCGAGTTCGGCTTTATTGGCAAGCACATTTTCCACGGTGCCATTGAGAAGCATGTCATTCACCACCTGTTCCC TAAGATCCCTTTCTATAAGGCTGATGAGGCCactgaggccatcaagcccGTTATCGGCGACCACTATTGTCACGACGACCGTAACTTCCTGGGTCAGCTCTGGAGCATCTTTGGTAGCCTCGATTACGTCGAGCACGACCCCGCCATTCCCGGTGCCTTGCGctgggccaagaagaagatatctGAGTAG